GTGACCACCACGAAGATGATCACCGCGATCACGAGGACCCACAGGATCGCGGTGGGGATGAACGATGCGTCGTTCACGGGGTTCTCCTAGTCGTTGACGGGACGGACGATGGCGGTCGCGCCGTTGATCGCACTCACGGCGACCGGAGCGCCCTGGGGGATCGGCACGGGTGTGGCGGTGCGTGCGGTCCAGGTGTCGCCGTTGGCGAGCTTGACCTGACCCGAGATCTGCGTGATCTCGTGCAGCGCGATGCCGCGGAGGTCGACGAGGGCGTCGACGTTCGACTTCGTCGGATCCTCCCCGCGCCGCAGGCGCTTGAGCA
The DNA window shown above is from Microbacterium maritypicum and carries:
- a CDS encoding NfeD family protein, with translation MDNFTTFVTFIDQWAWIGWLVLIAVFLVIEMLSLDFTFLMLSFGSVVGLVTDLIGVPVWVQVIIAAAAAALFILFLRPPLLKRLRRGEDPTKSNVDALVDLRGIALHEITQISGQVKLANGDTWTARTATPVPIPQGAPVAVSAINGATAIVRPVND